Proteins co-encoded in one Chionomys nivalis chromosome 6, mChiNiv1.1, whole genome shotgun sequence genomic window:
- the LOC130876111 gene encoding sphingosine 1-phosphate receptor 4, giving the protein MNISTWSCHRLAASGHSLLIVLHYNHSGRLAGRGGPEDGGGLGTLRGPSVAAGCLVVLENAVVLAAIATRMRSRRWVYYCLLNITLSDLLTGLAYLVNVLLSGTRTFQLSPAHWFLREGILFMALAASTFSLLFTAGERFATMVRVAESGATKTSRVYGCIGLCWLLAATLGLLPLLGWNCVCAFPRCSSLLPLYSKGYVLFCVVVFALILVAILGLYGAIFRVVRVNGKKCPRAPARRKARRLLNTVLMILVAFVVCWGPLFGLLLADIFGSNVWAQEYLRGMDWILALAVLNSAINPLIYSFRSREVQRSVLAFLCCGCLWLGLRGPGDCLTRITEVQSGASTTDSSLRTRDSFRASRSHSFRMREPLSSVSSVRSV; this is encoded by the coding sequence ATGAACATCAGCACCTGGTCCTGTCACCGGCTGGCGGCCAGCGGTCACAGCCTCCTCATCGTCCTGCATTACAACCACAGTGGGCGGCTGGCCGGCCGCGGGGGCCCCGAGGACGGTGGCGGGCTGGGGACGCTGCGGGGGCCGTCGGTGGCGGCGGGCTgcctggtggtgctggagaaCGCGGTGGTGCTGGCCGCCATCGCCACTCGCATGCGGTCTCGCCGCTGGGTGTACTACTGCCTGCTGAACATCACACTGAGCGACCTGCTCACCGGCCTGGCCTACCTGGTCAACGTGCTGCTGTCGGGGACGCGCACCTTCCAGCTGTCCCCCGCGCACTGGTTCCTGCGGGAGGGCATCCTCTTCATGGCCCTGGCCGCGTCCACCTTCAGCTTGCTCTTCACGGCCGGCGAGCGCTTCGCCACCATGGTGCGGGTGGCCGAGAGCGGGGCCACCAAGACCAGCCGCGTGTACGGCTGCATCGGGCTGTGCTGGCTGCTGGCGGCCACGCTGGGCCTGCTGCCCCTCCTGGGCTGGAACTGCGTGTGTGCCTTCCCGCGCTGCTCCAGCCTGCTGCCTCTCTACTCCAAGGGCTACGTGCTCTTCTGCGTGGTGGTCTTCGCCCTCATCCTGGTGGCCATCCTGGGCCTCTACGGGGCCATCTTTAGGGTGGTCCGGGTCAACGGGAAGAAGTGCCCCCGGGCTCCGGCCCGCCGCAAGGCCCGCAGACTGCTCAACACGGTGCTGATGATCTTGGTGGCCTTCGTGGTGTGCTGGGGTCCCCTGTTCGGCTTGCTCCTGGCCGACATCTTCGGTTCCAACGTCTGGGCCCAGGAGTACCTGCGTGGCATGGATTGGATCCTCGCCCTGGCAGTGCTCAACTCCGCCATCAACCCCCTCATCTACTCCTTCCGCAGCCGCGAGGTGCAGCGCTCGGTGCTGGCCTTCCTCTGTTGTGGCTGTCTCTGGTTGGGCCTGCGGGGTcctggtgactgcctgactcggatCACCGAGGTCCAGTCCGGTGCGTCCACCACCGACAGCTCGCTGAGGACCAGAGACAGTTTTCGGGCTTCCAGGTCACACAGCTTCAGGATGCGCGAGCCGCTGTCTAGCGTTTCCAGTGTCCGGAGCGTCTAG